In Polynucleobacter sp. TUM22923, one genomic interval encodes:
- a CDS encoding ATP-binding protein yields the protein MNEKLDQLLSHLETFLPKQLTQEQWTSTTAFRWRRRDSIFGSIGFLQPVKHVADISFDDLKNIDRQRDSIRDNTKNFILGKPANNILLTGARGTGKSSLIKASLHEFASQGLRLVEVEKEHLADLADITELLADRPERFIIFCDDLSFEDGESGYKAMKSALDGSVSAQVDNILIYATSNRRHLLPEYMKDNLTYAHSDDGEIHPGEVVEEKISLSERFGLWLSFYPPKQDEYLGIVAHWLAHFGLSDKQIEAARAEALVWALERGSRSGRVAWQFAKHWAGLHAT from the coding sequence ATGAATGAAAAATTAGACCAACTCTTAAGTCATCTTGAAACATTTTTACCAAAGCAGTTGACTCAAGAGCAATGGACGTCCACTACAGCCTTTAGATGGCGTCGGCGTGATAGTATTTTTGGGAGTATTGGATTTTTGCAACCCGTCAAGCATGTGGCAGACATTTCATTTGATGACCTTAAAAACATTGATCGTCAGCGTGATTCAATTCGAGACAATACGAAAAATTTTATTCTCGGAAAACCAGCGAATAATATTTTATTAACAGGTGCACGCGGCACTGGAAAGTCTTCCCTCATTAAAGCTAGCTTGCATGAATTCGCAAGTCAGGGCTTACGCTTGGTGGAGGTAGAAAAAGAGCACTTAGCCGATTTAGCCGACATCACAGAGTTATTGGCTGATAGACCAGAGCGTTTTATTATTTTTTGTGATGACCTCTCATTTGAGGATGGTGAATCGGGCTACAAAGCCATGAAGTCTGCATTGGATGGTTCGGTATCAGCTCAGGTCGATAATATTTTGATTTACGCCACATCGAATCGGCGTCATTTATTGCCCGAGTATATGAAAGACAACCTGACATATGCACATAGTGATGACGGAGAGATTCACCCGGGTGAGGTGGTAGAGGAGAAAATTTCTTTATCTGAGCGATTTGGCTTATGGCTGTCGTTCTATCCACCAAAACAAGATGAATACCTTGGCATTGTTGCGCATTGGCTGGCTCATTTTGGTTTGAGCGACAAGCAGATTGAAGCTGCTCGCGCAGAAGCATTAGTCTGGGCCTTAGAGCGTGGCTCACGCTCGGGTCGAGTAGCTTGGCAATTTGCTAAGCATTGGGCTGGCTTACATGCCACATAA
- a CDS encoding NUDIX domain-containing protein, with amino-acid sequence MSQGDRPITEVAAGILLDSEGRYLLGQRPEGKPYAGYWEVPGGKIEIGESVFDALKRELQEELGIDIDASEELTVLEYDYPHAYVRLHVSVIRQWSGTPTGCEGQQLSWQLLSDQAPSVEPLLPAAWPMLEKLRGLLKT; translated from the coding sequence ATGAGTCAAGGCGACCGTCCGATTACTGAGGTGGCTGCAGGGATTCTATTAGATTCTGAGGGTCGATATTTATTAGGCCAGCGTCCTGAAGGTAAGCCCTATGCAGGCTACTGGGAGGTCCCCGGTGGAAAAATCGAAATTGGTGAGTCTGTCTTTGATGCACTTAAACGTGAATTACAAGAAGAGCTTGGCATTGACATTGATGCTAGCGAAGAGCTAACTGTTTTGGAGTATGACTATCCACATGCTTATGTGCGTTTACATGTCAGTGTGATACGTCAATGGAGCGGGACTCCTACTGGGTGTGAGGGTCAGCAGCTGTCTTGGCAATTACTTTCGGATCAAGCGCCTAGTGTTGAACCTTTGTTGCCTGCGGCTTGGCCGATGTTAGAAAAACTAAGAGGCTTACTGAAGACTTAA
- the zapD gene encoding cell division protein ZapD has product MIVYEYPFNELVRSMLRLEYLFARFNHFLRSDDPELHHNAIAMLFDLGDIGSRGDIKSLLLKEFERQKYTLNGLKSSQKVDQEALSQTILDIDKAALDINRSMGKPNAVITESEWLNGIRTRLNIPGGTSPIDLPSYHAWKNSPSNQRREVLEKYVAPLLPWQEACQIFLRLLRQSGEAKNVVAHQGSFQQAPSGKVYQLMRIAVEDDLLFSEISANKYLLSIRFMKTDRDCKPQLVSDDVPFRLTLCQF; this is encoded by the coding sequence GTGATCGTCTACGAATATCCCTTTAACGAACTCGTTCGAAGCATGCTTCGGCTGGAGTATCTGTTCGCCCGCTTTAATCACTTTCTTAGATCAGATGATCCTGAGCTTCATCACAATGCCATCGCAATGCTGTTCGATTTGGGTGATATCGGCTCTCGTGGTGACATCAAATCCCTTCTCCTGAAAGAATTCGAGCGTCAAAAATATACTTTGAATGGCTTAAAGTCATCTCAAAAAGTAGATCAAGAAGCGCTATCCCAAACGATTTTAGATATCGATAAGGCCGCACTAGATATCAATCGATCCATGGGTAAACCGAATGCTGTGATTACTGAAAGTGAGTGGCTCAATGGTATTCGTACACGCCTGAATATTCCTGGTGGAACTAGTCCAATAGATTTACCTAGCTACCATGCTTGGAAGAATAGTCCCTCCAACCAGCGCAGAGAAGTATTAGAAAAATATGTAGCGCCACTTTTGCCATGGCAAGAGGCCTGTCAAATATTTTTACGCCTACTACGTCAATCTGGTGAAGCTAAAAATGTCGTTGCTCACCAAGGATCATTTCAGCAAGCCCCTTCGGGTAAGGTCTATCAATTGATGCGGATTGCTGTTGAAGATGATTTGCTCTTTTCTGAGATTAGCGCAAACAAATATTTACTCTCTATTCGTTTTATGAAAACTGACCGAGATTGTAAGCCGCAACTGGTAAGTGACGATGTACCATTTAGATTAACGCTCTGCCAGTTTTAA
- the coaE gene encoding dephospho-CoA kinase (Dephospho-CoA kinase (CoaE) performs the final step in coenzyme A biosynthesis.), with translation MASNHSNSTTAQIDLGILKGHIPLVGLTGGIGSGKTLVSDQLGALGAGIIDTDLISHEITASGGSAIPLIKAVFGLEFIDATGALNRLQMRKLVFKNPDARQALEGITHPLIRQETAKRALALSTTKVPYLVFSVPLLIESGTWIKLIDYLVVVDCPKETQIERVMQRNNLTRDEVEGILNAQASREERLIRANAVIENQGDLDSLNKAVLNLHQKLLKISYRTTGSS, from the coding sequence ATGGCCTCAAATCATTCCAACTCTACTACTGCCCAAATTGATTTAGGCATCCTAAAAGGGCATATTCCTTTGGTCGGCCTAACCGGCGGGATTGGCTCTGGAAAAACCCTAGTGAGCGATCAACTTGGCGCGCTGGGTGCTGGAATTATTGATACCGATCTGATTTCTCATGAAATTACTGCATCTGGTGGAAGTGCCATTCCATTGATTAAAGCGGTATTTGGACTTGAATTTATCGACGCCACAGGAGCGTTAAATCGGCTTCAAATGCGTAAGCTAGTTTTTAAGAATCCCGATGCCAGGCAAGCCCTCGAAGGCATTACTCACCCCCTGATTCGCCAAGAAACTGCTAAGCGTGCATTAGCACTATCGACAACAAAGGTCCCATATCTAGTATTTTCAGTGCCACTGTTGATCGAGTCTGGAACCTGGATCAAACTCATTGACTATTTAGTCGTGGTTGATTGCCCAAAAGAAACCCAAATAGAGCGAGTGATGCAGCGCAATAATCTGACTCGTGATGAAGTAGAGGGCATCCTGAATGCTCAAGCTAGTCGAGAAGAGCGCCTTATTCGTGCCAATGCAGTCATTGAGAATCAAGGTGATCTAGATAGCCTGAATAAAGCAGTTCTCAATCTGCACCAAAAACTACTAAAAATTAGTTATCGCACCACAGGTTCATCATAG
- a CDS encoding A24 family peptidase: MIDPQYIAVMAKAGFVGTLLYLAYVDWQSFRLPNRITIPLIALGLVFNYTAQLPITTPLASLLGIPVGYGVIWALNAIYKLYRGQNGIGMGDAKLLAGLGAWLGWSTLPSILLIASITSLIVGFAWLKFKSYSLSQALPFGPFLAIAGIIELLWPQIIPTLLLPKLI; encoded by the coding sequence TTGATTGATCCCCAATATATTGCCGTGATGGCGAAGGCTGGGTTCGTAGGAACCCTTCTCTATTTGGCCTATGTTGATTGGCAAAGCTTTCGGCTTCCCAATCGTATTACGATCCCCCTCATCGCATTAGGTCTTGTATTTAATTACACAGCTCAGTTGCCCATCACAACCCCGCTAGCGTCACTTCTTGGTATACCCGTGGGATATGGCGTTATTTGGGCCTTAAATGCTATCTACAAACTTTACCGAGGCCAGAACGGCATCGGTATGGGTGATGCCAAGTTGCTAGCAGGCTTGGGCGCATGGCTAGGCTGGAGTACGCTCCCCAGCATTCTTCTGATAGCCTCGATCACCTCATTAATAGTCGGATTTGCGTGGCTCAAGTTTAAATCGTATTCATTAAGCCAGGCACTACCTTTTGGCCCTTTTTTAGCCATTGCTGGCATCATTGAGTTGCTATGGCCTCAAATCATTCCAACTCTACTACTGCCCAAATTGATTTAG